From the Paenibacillus sp. FSL H8-0548 genome, one window contains:
- a CDS encoding tRNA threonylcarbamoyladenosine dehydratase has translation MLHQFSRTELAIGPEGLALMKGSTVAVLGIGGVGGIAAEALARTGIGRIILVDKDVVDITNVNRQVHALTTTVGQPKAELMRDRIKLINPECDVVALRMFYTEETYEQFFEYPLDYVVDASDTISYKIHLIKQCLERKIPIISSMGAANKMDPTKFQVVDISKTHTDPLARVIRTKLRKDGIKRGVKVVFSTELPMKPREDVTKKIVPENAPEIRKAKQPPASNAFVPPVAGLIMVSVVVKDLLDAGGIEL, from the coding sequence ATGCTTCACCAATTTTCACGTACAGAACTGGCTATTGGGCCAGAGGGGTTAGCGCTAATGAAGGGGAGCACGGTTGCCGTGCTCGGCATTGGAGGCGTTGGCGGTATTGCAGCTGAGGCGCTTGCGCGCACTGGCATTGGACGCATCATTCTTGTAGACAAGGACGTTGTAGATATTACAAACGTTAACCGTCAGGTCCATGCACTCACGACCACTGTCGGTCAGCCAAAGGCAGAGCTTATGCGCGATCGGATTAAGCTGATTAATCCCGAGTGTGATGTCGTGGCCCTGCGCATGTTCTATACAGAGGAAACGTACGAGCAGTTTTTCGAATATCCGCTTGATTATGTTGTAGATGCGTCTGATACGATTTCGTATAAGATTCATTTGATCAAACAATGCTTAGAGCGTAAAATACCGATTATTTCAAGTATGGGCGCAGCAAACAAGATGGACCCTACGAAATTTCAGGTCGTTGATATTTCGAAGACGCATACCGATCCTTTGGCGCGTGTCATCCGGACGAAGCTGCGCAAGGATGGGATCAAGCGCGGTGTAAAGGTCGTATTCTCAACAGAATTGCCAATGAAGCCGCGTGAGGATGTTACGAAAAAAATCGTTCCCGAGAATGCGCCAGAAATTCGCAAAGCGAAGCAGCCTCCGGCTAGCAACGCATTCGTTCCACCGGTTGCTGGACTAATTATGGTCAGCGTCGTTGTGAAGGATCTGCTTGATGCCGGCGGAATTGAGCTATGA
- the dtd gene encoding D-aminoacyl-tRNA deacylase, which translates to MKVVVQRSKQAKVVIDGDVVGAIEFGLVLLVGITHEDSEADIKWMADKVANLRIFEDESGKMNHSVTDIGGQLLSVSQFTLYGDCRKGRRPNFMNAAKPEQAEQLYHQFNETLRSLGLAVETGRFGAMMDVELVNSGPVTIILESGA; encoded by the coding sequence GTGAAGGTTGTTGTTCAGCGCAGCAAGCAGGCAAAGGTTGTCATTGACGGTGATGTCGTGGGGGCAATTGAGTTTGGGCTTGTACTGCTTGTTGGGATTACACATGAGGATTCGGAAGCAGATATTAAATGGATGGCGGATAAGGTAGCTAATTTAAGGATATTTGAGGATGAATCGGGAAAAATGAATCATTCCGTTACGGATATAGGTGGACAGCTGCTCTCGGTATCGCAGTTTACGTTATATGGCGATTGCCGCAAGGGCCGGCGACCAAACTTTATGAATGCGGCCAAGCCTGAGCAAGCAGAGCAGCTGTATCATCAATTCAATGAAACGCTTCGCTCGCTCGGACTCGCTGTAGAAACAGGGCGTTTTGGCGCGATGATGGACGTTGAGCTAGTTAACTCAGGACCTGTTACGATAATTTTGGAGAGCGGCGCTTAA
- the aspS gene encoding aspartate--tRNA ligase, with translation MLLKTHHCGRLTKADVGQTVILNGWVQRRRDLGGVLFIDLRDRSGIVQTVFNPDFSGDALAIADRARNEFVLAIQGTVVERDAETYNANLATGEIEVRVTKIEVLNAAKTPPFPIEDGVEVDESLRLKYRYLDLRRPEMQKTLFLRSKAAKIFRDFLDGEGFIDVETPILTKSTPEGARDYLVPSRVHEGEFFALPQSPQIFKQLLMVGGIERYYQIARCFRDEDLRADRQPEFTQVDIETSFLSQDQLLAMMEELTAKLLKETVGAELELPFQRITYADAMNKYGSDKPDLRFGLEIEDITDIVSSSDVKVFASVAAGGGVVKALNAKGCASWSRKELDDLQPFAARYGGKGLAWITVKEGEWRGPIVKFLKPEEIAALTERLQVEDGDLLTFSADKKKVVADVLGNLRSKLGKDLGLIDTSKFKFAWVVDFPLLGWDEDAKRYVAEHHPFTRPNEDDLHFFDTDPGQIRAQAYDLVLNGYEVGGGSMRIYQREVQEQMFKALGFSMEEAQEKFGFLLDAFEYGTPPHGGIAFGFDRLVMLLTGRTNLRETIAFPKTASATDLLCDAPSEVELSQLEQLHIRTVIKPKQPVAAAAAPNAEASEK, from the coding sequence ATGTTGTTAAAAACACATCATTGCGGCCGCTTAACGAAAGCGGACGTTGGTCAAACAGTTATTCTAAACGGCTGGGTACAGCGTCGTCGCGATCTTGGCGGCGTACTATTTATTGATTTGCGCGACCGTTCAGGCATTGTTCAAACCGTATTCAACCCGGATTTCTCAGGAGATGCGCTTGCGATCGCTGACCGCGCTCGAAATGAATTCGTTCTAGCCATTCAAGGTACAGTTGTTGAGCGCGATGCAGAAACGTATAACGCCAACCTAGCTACAGGAGAAATTGAAGTGCGTGTAACTAAAATCGAAGTATTGAACGCTGCAAAAACACCTCCATTTCCTATTGAAGATGGCGTAGAGGTAGATGAGTCGCTTCGTTTGAAATATCGCTATTTGGACCTGCGTCGTCCAGAAATGCAAAAAACGCTGTTCCTTCGCTCCAAAGCAGCTAAGATTTTCCGTGATTTCCTAGACGGAGAGGGCTTCATTGATGTAGAAACACCAATTTTGACAAAAAGCACGCCAGAAGGCGCGCGCGATTATTTGGTGCCGAGCCGCGTTCATGAAGGCGAGTTTTTCGCATTGCCGCAATCGCCGCAAATTTTCAAACAGCTTCTTATGGTAGGCGGTATTGAGCGTTACTATCAAATCGCTCGCTGCTTCCGTGATGAGGATCTCCGTGCAGACCGTCAACCGGAATTCACGCAAGTCGACATCGAGACTTCCTTCCTATCGCAGGATCAATTGCTTGCCATGATGGAAGAGCTTACGGCTAAGCTTCTAAAAGAAACAGTTGGCGCGGAGCTTGAGCTTCCTTTCCAACGGATTACTTATGCGGATGCGATGAACAAATACGGCTCCGATAAGCCAGATCTGCGTTTTGGCCTTGAAATTGAAGATATTACAGATATCGTATCAAGCAGCGATGTAAAAGTATTTGCAAGTGTAGCTGCTGGCGGCGGCGTTGTTAAAGCGCTGAACGCTAAGGGCTGTGCAAGCTGGAGCCGCAAGGAGCTTGACGACCTGCAGCCATTCGCGGCTCGCTACGGCGGTAAAGGCCTTGCATGGATTACAGTGAAAGAAGGCGAATGGCGCGGACCAATCGTTAAATTCCTGAAGCCGGAAGAGATTGCGGCGCTAACAGAGCGTCTTCAGGTTGAAGACGGAGATTTGCTTACATTCTCAGCGGACAAGAAAAAAGTCGTTGCTGATGTACTAGGCAACCTTCGCTCCAAGCTGGGCAAGGATCTTGGTCTGATTGATACATCGAAGTTTAAATTTGCATGGGTGGTCGATTTCCCGCTTCTTGGCTGGGACGAGGATGCAAAACGTTATGTTGCAGAACATCATCCGTTCACGCGTCCGAACGAGGACGATCTGCACTTCTTCGATACAGATCCAGGACAAATTCGCGCACAGGCTTATGACCTTGTTCTGAACGGCTATGAAGTAGGCGGCGGCTCGATGCGTATTTACCAACGTGAAGTACAAGAGCAAATGTTCAAGGCGCTTGGCTTCAGCATGGAAGAAGCACAAGAAAAATTCGGCTTCCTGCTTGATGCTTTCGAATACGGAACTCCTCCGCATGGCGGTATTGCGTTCGGCTTCGACCGTTTGGTGATGCTATTGACTGGACGTACGAACCTTCGTGAGACGATTGCATTCCCGAAAACGGCTAGCGCGACAGACCTGCTCTGCGATGCACCGTCCGAGGTTGAGCTTTCGCAGCTTGAGCAATTGCATATCCGTACAGTAATTAAGCCTAAGCAGCCGGTAGCGGCAGCAGCAGCTCCAAATGCAGAAGCAAGCGAAAAATAA
- the recJ gene encoding single-stranded-DNA-specific exonuclease RecJ yields the protein MIHRKTRWAVAPWSLTDEQQSKQLAAHLKLSPLVAKLLVQRGYGEVEAAERFLRGGQEHFHDPYLLLGMKAAVDRIRLAASNHEKIRIYGDYDADGVSSTALLVHLFRSLNYSFDYYIPHRALEGYGLNKKAIELAAEEGIGLIVTVDTGISAVQEIAYAKELGIDVVVTDHHEPPEQIPAACAVVNPKQEGCGYPFKGLAGVGVAFKLAHALLDRPPLEWADIVSLGTIADLMPLKDENRILVQYGLERLRKHTSIGFRALAEAGGIELDNLTATNVAFGMAPRVNAAGRLEHAKRAVELLTTEDYDNAILAAIGLDSLNKERQRVVESIVKEAEQQWQDKCEEAALAGRLAPPVIVLAGEGWNVGVIGIVASKLLERNYKPVIILGIDEQSGMCKGSARSIEGFDLHAALTACDALLDHYGGHQAAAGMSLHRDRLPEFEQRLGELAAEWLTADDWIPKTSVDLVCTVNEATIDTINELSQLEPFGMGNPSPRLLFRRTELADRRSIGKESKHLKISLGSARPLLDGIGFSMGAMAEQLKPGSKIDIIGELSINEWNGQRKPQLQLHDVHFDPAAAEFPEREHFGKVYQLIKKLSQAPLEGLGSRLSQQTGLSLETVDLMLDIFEELAFIERSNGMMIAASSPQKRDLTASTRYIEAKQQFEALQISVFSLNA from the coding sequence ATGATTCATAGGAAGACAAGATGGGCTGTAGCACCGTGGTCGTTAACGGATGAACAGCAATCTAAGCAGCTTGCAGCGCATTTGAAATTGTCTCCGCTTGTAGCAAAATTGCTTGTACAGCGGGGTTATGGAGAGGTAGAGGCAGCAGAACGTTTTTTGCGGGGCGGACAGGAGCACTTTCATGATCCTTATCTCTTGCTAGGGATGAAAGCTGCGGTTGATCGCATACGCCTAGCTGCTTCAAATCATGAAAAAATAAGAATATATGGCGATTATGATGCAGATGGCGTATCGAGTACTGCCCTTTTGGTACATTTATTCCGTTCCTTGAATTACAGTTTTGACTACTACATTCCTCATCGTGCTTTAGAAGGCTATGGCTTGAATAAGAAGGCGATTGAGCTTGCTGCTGAAGAAGGAATTGGCTTAATCGTTACGGTTGATACCGGCATTAGCGCTGTGCAGGAGATTGCATATGCGAAGGAGCTTGGCATTGATGTGGTCGTAACGGATCACCATGAGCCGCCTGAGCAAATTCCAGCTGCTTGTGCAGTCGTAAATCCGAAGCAAGAGGGGTGCGGCTATCCATTTAAAGGACTTGCTGGTGTAGGTGTTGCTTTTAAGCTGGCACACGCTCTGTTGGATCGTCCACCGCTGGAATGGGCTGATATCGTGAGCTTGGGGACGATTGCAGATTTGATGCCCCTTAAGGATGAGAACCGAATTTTGGTTCAATACGGCCTTGAACGATTGCGCAAGCATACGAGCATCGGATTTCGAGCATTGGCGGAGGCTGGCGGCATTGAGCTGGATAATCTTACGGCAACTAACGTTGCTTTTGGCATGGCTCCGCGTGTTAATGCGGCTGGTAGACTCGAACATGCGAAGCGTGCGGTTGAGCTGCTGACGACTGAGGATTATGACAATGCTATATTAGCAGCAATCGGGCTGGATAGTCTTAACAAGGAACGACAGCGTGTAGTCGAGAGTATTGTGAAAGAAGCCGAACAGCAATGGCAGGACAAATGCGAGGAAGCTGCACTCGCAGGCAGGCTGGCACCGCCAGTTATTGTGCTTGCAGGTGAGGGCTGGAATGTAGGCGTCATTGGCATTGTGGCTTCCAAGCTGCTTGAACGTAATTATAAGCCTGTTATAATTTTGGGCATAGACGAGCAGAGCGGGATGTGTAAAGGCTCTGCGCGCTCGATAGAGGGCTTTGATCTTCACGCAGCGCTTACGGCTTGCGATGCGCTCCTCGATCACTACGGAGGCCATCAGGCTGCGGCAGGCATGAGTCTGCACCGCGATCGTCTGCCAGAGTTCGAGCAGAGACTCGGCGAGCTGGCAGCGGAGTGGCTCACTGCTGACGACTGGATACCTAAAACATCGGTCGATCTTGTTTGCACGGTTAACGAAGCGACCATCGATACGATTAACGAGCTGTCACAGCTGGAGCCGTTTGGAATGGGCAATCCATCGCCTAGATTGTTATTCCGGAGAACCGAGCTTGCCGATCGTCGCAGCATCGGGAAGGAATCAAAGCATTTGAAGATTTCGCTAGGAAGCGCTCGCCCGCTGCTTGATGGCATAGGCTTCAGCATGGGCGCGATGGCAGAGCAGCTAAAGCCAGGCAGCAAAATTGATATTATTGGTGAATTATCAATTAATGAATGGAATGGCCAGAGAAAGCCGCAGCTGCAGCTTCATGATGTGCATTTTGACCCTGCGGCTGCGGAGTTTCCAGAAAGAGAACACTTTGGCAAGGTATATCAGCTGATCAAAAAGCTTAGCCAAGCTCCGTTGGAAGGATTAGGCTCTCGATTATCGCAGCAAACTGGTTTATCCTTAGAAACGGTTGATCTGATGCTTGACATATTTGAGGAGCTTGCGTTCATTGAACGCAGCAACGGCATGATGATTGCGGCTTCTTCCCCGCAGAAACGTGATTTGACAGCATCGACGCGCTATATCGAAGCAAAGCAGCAGTTTGAAGCACTACAGATTTCGGTATTCAGCTTGAATGCATAA
- a CDS encoding adenine phosphoribosyltransferase gives MSNTQYNFKDYIRVIHDFPQPGIRFKDITTLLKDGGAYRAVIEEMRAAVQHMEIDVIAGPEARGFVVGAPLALALGVGFAPIRKSGKLPGETITASYDLEYGNDQLAMHKDAISPGQRVLIADDLLATGGTIATSINLIRQLGGNVVGAAFLIELAYLQGREKLDGIDVVSIMTYE, from the coding sequence GTGTCTAATACACAATATAACTTCAAAGATTACATCCGGGTCATTCATGATTTCCCGCAGCCAGGTATCCGTTTCAAGGACATTACTACGCTGCTTAAAGATGGAGGAGCGTACCGCGCTGTAATCGAAGAGATGCGCGCAGCAGTGCAGCATATGGAAATCGATGTCATTGCAGGACCAGAGGCGCGCGGCTTCGTTGTTGGCGCTCCACTTGCGCTTGCACTAGGCGTCGGATTTGCTCCAATTCGCAAGAGCGGCAAGCTTCCAGGGGAGACGATAACTGCAAGCTATGATCTGGAATACGGAAATGATCAGCTGGCTATGCATAAAGATGCAATATCGCCAGGCCAGCGTGTACTGATTGCTGACGATTTGCTTGCAACTGGCGGCACGATTGCAACCTCTATCAATTTGATACGCCAGCTTGGCGGAAATGTTGTCGGCGCAGCTTTTCTTATTGAGCTTGCTTACCTGCAGGGTCGCGAGAAGCTAGATGGAATCGACGTAGTTTCAATCATGACCTACGAGTAA
- the hisS gene encoding histidine--tRNA ligase, translated as MAFQKMPGTQDILPGAVERWQYVEQKARDICQRYNFREIRTPIFESTELFQRGVGETTDIVEKEMYTFTDRGNRSLTLRPEGTAGVVRSYVENKLYGEPDVTKLYYIGPMFRYERPQAGRYRQLHQFGVEALGSVDPAIDAEVIALGYTFYTEVGLKGVRVEINSVGTPAVRAVFRERLLAFLEPKRELLCKDCQSRMDRNPLRVLDCKVDQQHFTDAPSILDSLDEECQNHFDKVKMYLTDMGIPYEINHRLVRGLDYYTHTAFEYKAEGIGTIDTVGGGGRYNGLVSEIGGPDQPGVGLGLGLERTILLLQHQETELPVFNQIDVYVVALGEAAEREVTKLVYQLRQRGIRAERDYLGRKMKAQMKSADRLQARYTAILGDDELERGEISLKDMTKGEQRVVALDKLADEISG; from the coding sequence ATGGCATTTCAGAAAATGCCGGGCACGCAGGATATTTTGCCTGGCGCGGTAGAGAGATGGCAGTACGTAGAACAGAAGGCGCGTGATATTTGTCAGCGCTACAACTTCCGTGAAATTCGTACGCCGATCTTCGAATCCACCGAGCTGTTCCAGCGCGGCGTGGGTGAGACGACAGACATCGTTGAGAAAGAAATGTATACCTTCACCGATCGGGGCAATCGCAGCTTGACGCTGCGTCCGGAAGGCACCGCAGGCGTCGTAAGATCGTATGTGGAAAACAAGCTTTATGGGGAGCCGGACGTTACCAAGCTGTATTATATTGGACCGATGTTCCGTTATGAGCGTCCGCAGGCAGGCCGTTACAGGCAATTGCATCAATTCGGCGTTGAGGCGCTTGGCTCGGTTGATCCCGCTATAGACGCAGAGGTCATCGCGCTTGGTTATACGTTCTACACAGAGGTTGGCCTTAAGGGTGTCCGTGTAGAAATCAATTCCGTAGGAACGCCTGCTGTACGCGCTGTATTCCGTGAGCGCTTGTTAGCTTTTCTTGAGCCGAAGCGCGAGCTGCTTTGCAAGGATTGCCAATCGCGAATGGATCGCAATCCGCTTCGCGTGCTTGATTGCAAGGTCGATCAGCAGCATTTTACCGATGCGCCTTCGATTTTGGACAGCTTGGACGAGGAATGTCAAAATCATTTTGATAAAGTGAAAATGTATTTGACTGATATGGGCATTCCTTACGAAATCAATCATCGACTCGTTCGCGGACTTGATTATTACACGCATACCGCCTTTGAGTATAAGGCAGAGGGCATCGGTACCATTGACACGGTCGGCGGCGGCGGTCGCTATAACGGTCTAGTATCAGAAATCGGGGGGCCGGATCAGCCGGGTGTCGGTCTAGGTCTAGGTCTAGAAAGAACGATTCTGCTGCTTCAGCATCAAGAAACAGAGCTTCCGGTGTTTAATCAGATTGACGTTTATGTGGTTGCGCTAGGCGAAGCTGCTGAACGTGAGGTGACGAAGCTCGTTTACCAGCTTAGACAGCGCGGTATACGTGCAGAGCGAGATTATCTAGGCCGTAAGATGAAGGCACAGATGAAGTCCGCAGACCGGCTTCAGGCGCGTTACACAGCCATTCTCGGTGACGATGAGCTGGAACGCGGAGAAATATCACTTAAGGATATGACCAAAGGCGAGCAGCGCGTAGTAGCGCTTGATAAGCTAGCCGATGAAATCAGCGGTTAA
- a CDS encoding cation diffusion facilitator family transporter, with the protein MSTTQRYAKAESAIWVGLWGNMLLALFKGVVGWLSGSKALLADAFRTAAEAAAGIAALSGLKAGYQRNKTKSITAADAESTRGRAARRIMLSVVLLIIGLEIGLSAIREITSGVLSAPHWSAAAVIALSLIVQQLFFPAKEQLFGLYCSIAALIGASGAIIGGMLSIPELYYFDPAAAMVIALIVVYQGYRMARVDNEKESKDNAAKENPDELMQLVQRVEGVITVQSLRTKEHGHYVLAEIVISVNPRISVLEGQEIAKRVKQLLLKRCIHVTDVSIFVEPYDPGYPYKSNHDPNQEQMPTLLQ; encoded by the coding sequence ATGTCAACCACACAGCGATATGCAAAAGCAGAGTCTGCCATTTGGGTCGGCTTATGGGGAAACATGCTGCTGGCACTATTCAAAGGCGTAGTAGGTTGGTTGTCAGGAAGTAAAGCGCTGCTTGCAGATGCATTTCGAACGGCTGCTGAGGCAGCAGCCGGGATCGCTGCTCTCTCAGGCTTGAAGGCAGGCTACCAGCGCAACAAGACAAAATCAATTACAGCAGCGGATGCCGAGAGTACGAGAGGCAGGGCGGCGAGAAGAATTATGTTGTCTGTTGTTCTCCTCATCATTGGACTAGAAATCGGACTATCCGCTATTCGAGAAATAACGAGTGGCGTGCTAAGTGCACCTCATTGGAGCGCTGCTGCAGTTATTGCTCTTTCTTTGATCGTTCAGCAGCTGTTTTTTCCTGCCAAGGAGCAGTTGTTTGGTTTATATTGCTCGATAGCTGCCCTAATTGGAGCAAGCGGAGCCATTATCGGAGGCATGCTGTCTATTCCAGAGCTCTATTATTTTGACCCAGCAGCAGCCATGGTCATTGCACTCATCGTTGTTTATCAAGGCTATCGCATGGCTAGAGTGGATAATGAGAAAGAGAGCAAGGATAATGCTGCTAAAGAAAATCCCGATGAGCTGATGCAGCTTGTTCAGCGAGTTGAAGGCGTTATTACTGTACAATCACTGCGTACTAAAGAGCATGGACATTATGTCCTCGCAGAAATCGTAATTAGCGTTAATCCGCGTATTTCTGTTCTTGAGGGTCAGGAGATTGCGAAGCGGGTAAAGCAGCTTCTATTGAAGCGTTGTATACATGTAACGGATGTATCAATTTTTGTTGAGCCTTATGATCCTGGTTATCCGTACAAGTCCAATCATGATCCGAATCAGGAGCAGATGCCGACACTGCTGCAATAA
- a CDS encoding bifunctional (p)ppGpp synthetase/guanosine-3',5'-bis(diphosphate) 3'-pyrophosphohydrolase codes for MGIEHLLEKASAYMKEQDLIRIQEAYVFAEKAHHGQVRKSGEPYILHPVAVADILVDMQMDVLSIIAALLHDVVEDTTVDLQMVRAKFGETCAMLVDGLTKLEKIQFRSKEEQQNENYRKMFVAMAQDIRVILIKLADRLHNMRTLKFQSEEAQRRIAYETLEIFCPIAHRLGISAIKWEMEDIALRYMNPQQYYRIANLMKKKRAEREQFIHDVISRITEKLEEMGIEGDISGRPKHLYSIYKKMTDRNKQFSEIYDLFAIRIIVDNIKDCYATLGIIHTLWKPMPGRFKDYIAMPKANMYQSLHTTVIGPNGEPTEVQIRTWEMHRTSEYGIAAHWAYKEGSLVPGGNFEDKMSWFREILELQNEARDASEFMESLKMDFFSDLVFVFTPSGEVIELPAGSVPLDFAYRIHTEVGNRTIGAKLNGRIVPLDHKLKTGDIVEILTSKHSYGPSQDWVKIAQSSHARSKIRQWFKKERREENVAKGKDQLERELKRLGLEPSAWMQEDKLLEAASKFAFNDVEDMMSAIGFGGITAAQICTKLTEKMRKEAELANQLELTSEIKEIKSYANRKSRPNQGVTVRGIDNLLVRFARCCNPVPGDTIIGYITRGRGVSVHRMDCQNIPFGDQGEEGDRVIEVEWEESIESNYSVDVEITGSDRRGLLNEVLQAVSESKTNISAVTGRTVKNMALIHITVLIRNIEHLNAVVEKIKRVQEVYSVQRIMQ; via the coding sequence ATGGGCATTGAGCATTTACTCGAGAAGGCATCCGCCTATATGAAAGAGCAGGACCTTATACGCATCCAGGAAGCCTATGTCTTTGCGGAGAAAGCCCATCACGGACAAGTGAGAAAATCGGGAGAGCCTTATATACTACACCCCGTAGCGGTTGCTGATATACTTGTTGATATGCAAATGGACGTGCTGTCGATTATTGCAGCGTTGCTGCATGATGTCGTTGAGGATACTACGGTCGATTTGCAGATGGTTCGTGCAAAATTTGGCGAAACCTGTGCGATGCTGGTAGACGGTCTTACAAAGCTCGAAAAAATTCAATTTCGTTCAAAGGAAGAACAGCAGAACGAAAATTATCGTAAAATGTTTGTCGCGATGGCTCAGGACATTCGAGTCATCTTAATTAAGCTGGCTGACCGCTTGCATAATATGCGCACGCTTAAGTTTCAATCAGAAGAAGCACAGAGACGCATTGCTTACGAGACGCTTGAAATTTTTTGCCCGATTGCTCATCGCCTTGGTATTTCCGCTATTAAGTGGGAGATGGAGGATATTGCCCTTCGGTATATGAATCCGCAGCAATATTATCGCATTGCCAATCTCATGAAGAAGAAGCGTGCTGAGCGGGAGCAATTTATTCACGATGTCATCTCCCGCATAACGGAGAAGCTCGAAGAGATGGGGATCGAGGGTGATATTTCCGGACGTCCGAAGCATTTATACAGCATATACAAGAAAATGACGGACCGGAATAAGCAGTTCTCCGAGATTTATGATCTGTTTGCGATTCGGATTATCGTTGATAATATTAAGGATTGCTACGCGACGCTTGGCATCATTCATACGTTGTGGAAACCGATGCCTGGCCGCTTCAAGGATTATATCGCTATGCCGAAGGCGAACATGTATCAATCGCTGCATACGACGGTTATTGGACCAAATGGAGAGCCTACTGAGGTTCAGATTCGGACTTGGGAGATGCACCGCACCTCGGAATACGGTATTGCTGCGCATTGGGCATACAAAGAAGGCTCACTCGTACCAGGCGGCAACTTTGAGGATAAGATGTCATGGTTCCGCGAGATTTTGGAGCTGCAAAATGAGGCGCGAGATGCATCCGAGTTCATGGAATCACTCAAAATGGACTTCTTCTCCGATCTTGTGTTTGTATTTACACCTAGCGGTGAGGTTATTGAGCTGCCTGCCGGCTCCGTTCCGCTTGATTTTGCTTATCGAATTCATACGGAGGTTGGTAACCGTACGATTGGCGCTAAGCTGAACGGACGGATCGTACCGCTTGATCACAAGCTGAAAACCGGCGATATTGTAGAGATCTTAACGTCGAAGCATTCGTATGGTCCGAGTCAGGATTGGGTGAAGATTGCACAATCCTCACATGCGCGGAGCAAAATTCGGCAATGGTTTAAGAAGGAACGCCGCGAGGAGAACGTCGCGAAGGGCAAGGATCAGCTTGAGCGGGAGCTGAAGCGGCTCGGCCTTGAGCCGTCGGCATGGATGCAGGAGGATAAGCTGCTGGAGGCTGCGTCGAAGTTTGCTTTTAACGACGTTGAGGATATGATGTCTGCCATCGGCTTTGGCGGCATTACAGCAGCACAAATATGTACCAAGCTGACTGAGAAGATGCGTAAGGAAGCTGAGCTTGCCAATCAGCTTGAGCTGACTAGCGAGATTAAGGAAATCAAATCGTATGCCAATCGGAAGTCGAGACCGAATCAAGGCGTTACTGTACGGGGCATCGATAATTTGCTGGTCAGATTCGCACGCTGCTGCAATCCAGTGCCGGGCGATACGATCATTGGCTACATTACTCGCGGACGCGGCGTCTCTGTACACCGGATGGATTGTCAGAACATACCATTTGGCGATCAAGGCGAAGAGGGCGATCGCGTTATTGAAGTTGAGTGGGAAGAATCGATTGAGTCGAATTACAGCGTTGATGTCGAAATTACAGGCAGTGACCGCAGAGGGCTTCTCAACGAGGTGCTTCAGGCGGTATCCGAGAGCAAAACGAATATTTCCGCCGTTACGGGTCGGACAGTTAAAAATATGGCGCTCATTCATATTACCGTGCTCATTCGCAACATCGAGCATCTGAATGCAGTCGTCGAAAAAATAAAACGCGTGCAGGAAGTTTATTCTGTTCAGCGTATTATGCAATAG